The following nucleotide sequence is from Vidua chalybeata isolate OUT-0048 chromosome 21, bVidCha1 merged haplotype, whole genome shotgun sequence.
ATAGGGATCCCCTATTTCCCTGAAATAATCTCCCAGTTCTGCAACCAAGGCAAGAAAATGGGTGTAATTACACCTTCTGGGTGCCCTTTGAGGCTTTGTGCAAGTTTCTATGTGGATTTTGAGGCAGGGGACACAGAGATATCTGGTCCTTGCGTGTGTGTGTGAATCTACGAGTGACctgtgcagctccctgggagccAAGGGCTGTGTGTCCGTGTCAACTGGTAGCAGGGTTGCACAAAATCCTTCCATGTTTCTGCACCTTTATCAGTTCATTGTGAGATCTTTCTAGTGCAACGCCCAGCTTGGTGTTTCTTATTCGAAGCACCTGGGTTCTCTCTGCACACAGCGAGTGCCCTCTTTTCTGAGTTGTCACTGATGGATCTGTCAGGTCCAGGAGGTTTTATTGAGCTAGGAAAGATCTATGGATTTCAGCCCTGCTTTTGAGGGTGCAAATGAACCCAGGCAGTGCTAAAATGGACTATTAGATGCATTCCTGTTGCAGAGGAAGCTCAGCAGATTCTTCATGAAGGAGCAGTTGGGGCAATGCAGGTGGTCAGGCCTTGGAGGATTTGCAGGAGGACAGAGCAGACGGTGCAGTTCTCTCTGCCTGTGCAGGAGTGTCTGTGGTGCAGCTGGGCTGAACAGGAGCCGAGGCTATTGGGGTTTGTGTGTgctcactgcagctcctgcatcccGTCCTCTTGCGTGACAAGGCAATGACTTTGTGTCACTGCAAGCACACATCTCGTTTTCCTGAGCGCTGTGTTTCGCTGGGTGATCGCTTTTCTGCATATATTGTGGGCTTGAGCTCCCATCTGTGCACTTGAACTAAGCAGTTTTCTCAAACCATTGTcggtttttcttttttttaattaactttagattatttttttcctaagaattTGGAGGGGGTTGATGTACTACtagcacaggcagcaggagctgtctcTCTGTGTAGAAATAAGACAGGGATTTCCTACCATGTGCTTCAGTCCCTCCTTTGCAGTTTGAGAATATTTCCGCTTCCTTGGCTGGTTCAGTCTTGCTTCTCCTCTGATGCTGCCAATGGGGAGAACAGTTAATGAGAATTAAGTGCATTTTTTGATGCGATATTTGTTTGCTGTGAGCGAAATGGAGTAGGCTACCAAAAAGATTTCAGTAAGACCATGCAGCATTGATAAAAATACATCATTACTGGGATGAGCTGGGTTCGAGTTGGTGATGTTGGAGCAAAATGCTGTATTAGCTCTCACCCAAACCTCCCTCTGGAGCCAAAATGCATGGTGGGTTTTGCAGCCAAATCACAGCACCTGTAGtacagctgtgctcctgccaaAGCAGATGCCTCTGTTCTGTGATGGGGGCCAGCTTCAAACCAACACAAGTGTGAAATTGCTGCATTGTAATGATGATTTTACTTCTCAGCAGATGTGGTGCCTGACCaggctgagatttttttccttctttatatGTCCTCTGTAGAGAACCTGCTGTTTGTATAGAAAATCCTTGGCCcaggcagctggaaaactgTTAGACCTATAGCATagtatcagaaagaaaatgtcttaGGAACACTACATATGTCAGTTGTAAGAGATAAGCAGTTGTGTTATAATTTACCTCTTATTATTTCCATCATGAGAACACAGAGTCCTGAGCTGTTGATCCAGACTGCTGTTTGAGGCACCGAGCTGCAAGATGGCTTCTCCACAGACCACTTGCAATGGAAGTAATCTTGTTCATTTTCAATATCTTACTTGTGGGAGATAGTTTTGGTGTGGCTGTGGTCATCTGTCATCCTTTATAATTGATTTGTTCTAGTAATATTGGTGTATAGTACATAGAGAAATGAAGGTGGGTGGAAAAATTCAATGCAGATAAAGCAGATGAAAGTATTGTCTTAAAGTTGGCTGTGGAGAAAGGGTCTTAATTTTTGTACCTTTTGGAGTGGGCAAGCTCCAGGCATGCATAGAGATATCTGGGGTTTTTCCCTACTGTTTAAATTCTTCAGTATGTGTGTGACTTCTGGGTAGGAGTAAATGAATGTTGGCTCAGGTGGGactgaaaataacatttgttATGGAAGGAGATGGGGTGAGGGAGTCTTCCAGCTCAGCCTCGAATAAATCAGCCCCTCCGTCCAGGCTGCTTCTAGGTGGCTGCCTTTTATCCAGCTAGTGCAGCGTGTTTCTGTTTAAATGATCTCTCCTGAAAGGTCCCAGAGGAAAGGGCTGCTTATTCCATGCAAGGAGAGTGGTATATGGCACAGCTCATTGTTGTGTGCCCTGCTGCAAGTGCATAAATATGAAACAGCTCACAGGCGATGCTGCAGTGGGGCTGGTGTCCCCTCCACAGCCCCCTCCCTCTCCTGAAGGctcctctccatcttccttccTTTACAGCTTTCATTTCTTGGTGATGGAGAGCAGGAGCCATTTGGGTGTGAGATCCTGAGGGCTTGATGTTGCAGCAGCGTTTTTCAGGGGAAGGTGAATGTCATTAACTCTTGTTCTGATGGCTGAGCGACCGCTGTGctgcacgtgtgtgtgtgtgtgtacatatatatatgtgtgtatgtatgtaaaTACACACACCTTCTTAGTGgtgctccctgtcccctgtgcatGTTGCTAGGAAGGAGGCAGAAAATGGtctattttgttcttttaactACATATCCTTACAAGGCAGTCGTGGGTTGGCCCCAGGCAGGTGATCCAGCTCACCAGGCAGTTTTGAAGCACAAAGCAGCTCCTTTTGCCCAGATCAGAGTGATCCAGTGCTTGGAGGTAGCAATACCTGTTGTGCTCTGGGCAGCCCTGTGGTGAgattggggttttggggtcagaGTGCTGGTTTGGAGGCACCAATGccctgggaaagcagggagaaCAGAGGGACTCTCAGAGCAtccccctccccctttccccGGGAGAAGAGGCCCCCATCTGCTGCAGATGGACATATCCCCATTGCCTAGTTGATGTGCACCTGTCTACACCAGGGCTGTTCATCCTGCATGTGACAGAAGCAATGAGGGTGACATTATTTAGAACAACCCCAGTTTGGCTCTGGGTAACATCCATGATCCCATAAAATCCTGGGGTAAGGCCTGGGCTGAGTCAAGCCACTACAAATGCACATATTATTACTAGTCATGAAGCAAACACATGGGGAATGGTACACAGAGTGAATTTAACTCAGAGAAGCACATGTGGAAAGATACCTCATGACTGCAGTGAGCTTACCTCACATAAGAAACCCATCgtgccatccctgctcctcctggagcagggctgcagccctcACTGGTGGATTTGTGCCTTCAGAAAGCTTCTTCGCttcttgaaaacaaacaaaactctttTGGGGCTTTCAAAGGGCTGTTTAAAGGAGCCCCGGGAGAATAACTGATTGTGGATTCGGAATGATGAAGTGGTTTGTGGAACAGTGAAATATAGAGGCAAATGCAGGAGAACTCCACTTTGCAATTTGTCAGCTTCTCTAAACCCTGTAACGGattgtttccccccccccccccgtctCTTCTCACCTCTCCAATAGGAAATTAACTGATACTATCActaaagaaattgtttttgCCTCACAAAGTAAAATTGATACTATAAAAACCCGCCAGCAGTGTCTCCTCCTCCTTTTACATGAAGACAAATCCTTCCTGTCACCTACTGAAATGGAAAGATAAAGGCTGAGCTTTAATAAAGAAGCTCTAAGCATAAAGTGTAGAAGGAGGGAGCAGGCACAGCATGGGGAACACTCCACAGCAGCAGGTGTGATGCTGAGGGATGCTCTAAGTGTCCAAAATGCAACTATGGGCCAGGGCCCTCCTGTCTGTTTAATGCATGGCCATGGACAGGTTTGGGCCCCACAGCTCCCAATGTCTCCAAGagtttgtgctggttttggtaCAAAAGTGTCTGTCTTTGCTCCATTCAGGTTCTTAGGCTTGCTTGTTTGGACTTTTTAAATCTAATTAAATGCACAAAAGAATTAGACATAGTTTGTTGGGTGACAAGATAATGCACAGGATATGGGATGTGTCAGAGACCTGAACATCAGGAATCTGCTGCCAGATTGGTGCTTCAGCAGGACTGCATTCATTCTTAGTGGGATGAGTTTTCTGTGGGATACCTCTTCTGCCAAACCACAGGGACAGGACTGTCTGTGAGTTTCTTTGCAGCTATCCCCCATCCATCCTGCATGTTCCTCATCTACTCTTTTGTGGATAAACAGTCACTTTGCTCTGGCATCACTGGGACCCATCAGCTAGTTTGCAAACCCTGTCCTTCCTTCTTCCAGGGGATATCAGAAACCTGCTCAAGTGGATCAAACAGAATCTGTTGAAAGAGCGACCAGAGTTATTTTTGCAAGGGGAATCTGTGTAAGTACAACTGTTAGGAATCCTCCTTGTGTTTCTCTCTTGATCCCCACAGTTTTTCCTCTGGGGCAGATTTCCTATTGAGTAAGTCAATGACCATGAAAACACAGGATTTGCCTAAGCGATAGTGGGAGGTATCCCACACACACCTTGCACTGTCCACAGAAAGCATCTTTTGCAGCCCTCACCCCAAATCTTTAAACCTTAAACATGAAGCAGGGCCATTTATACTTTCTCTTCATTGTCCCTTGGAACAGAGCAGCACCTGTATCCTCAATTCCAGGAGTTTTAGCAGGTCTGTCTGTTCCCTGCTGACATCACTGGGACTGAAGCAGTCATTCTGAGAAATGCCAACAAATACTTCTTCtgggaaatgtatttttattatcaaaatGGGGCCAGTCTCATGGAGGGggggtagaaaaaaaaaaaaaggcaagagaaatGGAGCAGAGTGAGCTGTGCAAGCCATCCCTGACTGCGGGGTGGCGCTGGGGGTGTTTAACATTCGTCACGGATCTTTGTGAGCTGAAGCGTGTGCCAGGTCCCCTGGTAACAGGAGAGACAATTGCAGGACACTGAAGATCAAAGAGGGGGAATCCCTTTGCTCAGAATCAGGGGCTTGGAGTGGATCCCAGGTGTTTAGTGCCTCTGCTAGGGGCACCGGAATGGCTTTCCCTGCCTTCCCACTGAGCTCTCTGCGCTCGCCTGTCGTGCGTGGGTTTTAATTACCTGGCTTTTCTGCTTGGTACGGAAATGCAGTCATCCTGGAGCATCCTCGCAACGGTGCCTTTTCATTCAAATGAGCTTTGGGATTGCTCCTGCGTCCCCTTTATTTGATCTAGAAAGGGCACAGACTATACCTGTTTCCACCTGCATGCTAGGATCCCTTTTTTGGCGTTACAGGCAGTCAGCCTGTGATCTGTGCTGTGACATCCCTTGTTCTTAACTATTTGTGGAGCTTTTTAGCAGCCCTGTATCCTAATTATTTCTCTCTATTCTGCAGGAGGCCAGGAATTTTGGTGCTCATCAACGAGGCAGACTGGGAACTAATGGTCTGTACTCCTTCAGTTTGACTTTCTTTGTTGAAAATATTGCTCTCTCTCTTCTGTGGTTGCTCTCACAGCAGCTATTTCTGATTCTTGCCCCAAGCAACGCATCTCATATTTGAGGGGGAAGGGGCAGGCTGGAATCTATCTCCTGTACTGTGGCTGTTCAAAAGCCTGGAGCCTCTCTCTAACCTGCTGGGTCTCATCAGCCAGACCAGGTCTGAAGAGAGATCACCCTTTTTCCCTGGTCTCTGGCACTGGGTTTTGCACCTCTGGCTGCTGGAAGGTCCCCCAACATGTGAGGTGACAGCATGGGGGGCACCTGAGACCTTCAGGCCCCACAAAGAGCCACCTTCCCTGAAGTCAGGTGGTGCCTGGCAGGTAAAGGCCACAGGGAGATTTCAACTCAAACAGGCACCTGGTAAATGTCTTCCCCTCTCAGCCCACTGTTGTGCTCAGACAACAAACAGCCCCTCGCCATTTCCCTGCCTCAGGCAACTACCTGTTCTGTCAAAACCCTGGTCCAGAAAAGCAGTGTGGGGTGATGAGCATCAGCACTGTGGCTGATCTCTCACCTTTGCTTCTGTTACGATGAAAACATCAGtctgtccccttctgctctcCCTAATACTCACCATCTTTTTATgagctgttttctctttgcagcttGTATTTGGAAATGACatttaaacaatttttcattttttccttggCCTGCAGGGTGAGCTGGATTATAAACTCCAGGACCAGGATAATGTGCTTTTCATCTCAACACTGCATGGCGGGTGAActcctgaaaaaaacaagaggaTGTAAATCCAAATCcccggggaaaaaaaaaaaaaaaaaaagaaacaaacaaaaaaaaagccttaacCCACCCAAACCTCTCTTGAACTGCCTGTGTCCAGTCTCTGCGTTCACTTGTTCTAGACATCCAAATAAAGCTCCGCCGGCCTGCGGCCTTCTGTCCATCACAACAGCATCCATCTTTTGGTCCTCATTTCACCTCTCCTGACTGCACTTCCAGGTACCCTAACAAGCAGAGAGCACCTCAGCATGTGGGACTTTGTTTTTCTGACAGGAGAAAGAGGGGTGCTGAACCCTGAGTAGGATAACATGTTTTAACATGCAGTGAGGTGTTCTGGTGCTGGGAACCACGATTCTTTTAACACAATGCTTAATGTTGGTACATGGGAAGGGTGAGAAAGTGCAAGGAAACAAAAGGGGGCTTGACTAGCTTTTCCATGGGGTAGCAAACATGGCAGCTCCAAAGCTCTCAGAAGTGATTTTCACTTTGTCATGATACTTATTTAtgggaagcaggagagaaatAGGCCTTTTGGGTTTTGTATTTCTGATCCCTCATGCTGCTTTCATACCAGAGCTGAGGCAGGGTGAAGTACTGGCCCATGAATGATGTCAATTTATAACGATTTGGTTGGAGGGGAAACAAACCCTCACCCGGCCTGAGACAGCAGAGAGTGATCAGGGCAGCAAATGATCTTTCTGTCACCGTGATAGACAGAATTGATCGGGCTGCACTGCATTCTGTgcaggtgggagctgcagcctggctggagaagggctggggctggagatgCACAGTTAAAGTGCCAAGACCTGAGAAAGTCAGTGGCTTTTAACTCTTTGTGTCAGTGGGAGGGAGAGGCTTCTTGCTGTGTGCCCTGAGGAAGTCCTGTGAGCACTGTGGAAGTGGGTGTGCGTGGTTCTGCTAGGGCACGGGTGCTGTTGGCTTTCCAGAAGTTTCCTTGGAAAGACAGACTGGCCCCTGCCAGCCAGAAGGCTGCAGCGAGAGCAGAGGGATGGGCTCAGAGAGGATAGCATTGGCACCAACAGGTCTGAAACATGCTGCATGAGCTTCCAGGAGTGCCTGACCAGAACTGTGCTCCTGCattcccccctgccctgctcacctgTTTCAGCATGGGTCCAGCAGCATGCAGAGGTCCccgcagcagctcctgcctgagctgcGGCTGTCGTGGGTCAGAGGGCTCGCCGGTGCTCAGTCGGTGCCTCTCAGAGCTGATCTGCACCATGTACTGCTCTAAGAGCCCTTGAtcttcaggagctgctgaggaggtggGGAGCAGCCGGtgcaccagccctgctcaggcagcCTGGCCCAACACCCCGAGAGCTGCGCACAAGGAGCCTTTCCCGCGCTGCGCCTGACGGAGGAATTCCTCTGATGCAGAGAGTGATTCCCTCAGCTGACTTCTCCACTGACTCCTCTCTGTCTACCCCTCCACAACCTGCGTAACTAAAAGCACCCACAGCCTACGATGCTTCTGCATCTGAGGAGCCCCAACTTCAACCCACTGCTGGTGACAAACCGGTATTCAGCCTTTTCCAAATCCAGCCACAGCAACTTGAGTCCAGCTCACACCATTTGTAAGTGACACAGATGGGCCGAAGGCTCTTCTCTGCCCTGAGTTCTGGCCCTTAGCTTAGCTGGGCCAGGACAGTGGAAGGGGATTCCAGGTGGTGGTAGAAGCTGGCTGAAAAACAAGGAACCTGTGTGGCGTGCGGCTTGAAACGGACTGAAGCACAATGGGAAAAAGCAGGTTCATcttcagcactgctgcctgcccttCCTCTACCCTGCCTCTGCCTTAGGCTGGGCTTGTCTGTTCTCATGCCCCCCAGCTGTTTGCTCAGATAAAGATGGGTTCCTTCCCCAGGAGCTGTTATTCCCTTCGATAGTGCAGGTAGACCCAGGTGGCTTAGCTCCTGCTGTAGTAAAAGCTGTCAATCACTGCTAAAAAAAGCTAGAAATTGGAAGATGAAGGAAGCCAGCGGGATGGAGAAGAGGGGTACAGCAAAATCCTGTAACAACAAGAGCAACAAAaagtttctgaaataaaagccttttaaaaCATTCTCCCCCTCCAGCTTTGTCCTAGATAGGCTCTTGGTGAAATTCTGCTCGGATCTTGTAAtgcttccctcctcctcctgggtTTCCTTGGCAGCCCCGGCCGAGCCGTTTGGCTGGTGGATTCATAAAGCCTCTCTGTTAGAACGAGCCTTCCTCCGGCCGCCGTTCCGCGGGGGCTGCTCCGCTCCGAGGGGCTCCCCGAGCCCTGCCGCGGCGGTGAGGGCCGTGCCCGCAGCCCGGAACCGCTCTCCGCCAAGCCCGCCCGGTGCCCGAGCGGCGGGGCCGATTCTCGGCCCGACGGAGACACCGCACAGTCGGAGCGGCCTCCGTGTGCCCGGGGCCAGCCGGGGCTGCGGCAAGAGGACCGGGAGAGTGTCCCGGTGCAGGGGGCCGGGCGCACGCCGAAGTACgttaaatgaaattaatccgCAATgataaaacagataaataaataaagataagaAAGATAAACCGGGATGGAGCCGCAGGGCCGAAgtgcccgcccgccgcgccggtCTGCGGCCCCATCGCCCCCGGCAAAGCGCCGGTGCCCGAGGCTCGGCCCCTCcgtccctgcctggggctgcccgGCCGGGGCTGGCCGTCCTGGTGATGATCCGGCCAGTGTTTGACGCATTAAGACCGAGCACCCTCGGCCGTGCCGAGCAGAGCGAAGCCGCCGCTGGTGTTTC
It contains:
- the URM1 gene encoding ubiquitin-related modifier 1 — protein: MAAPVSLQVEFGGGAELLFDGVKKHQVTLPCQPEPWDIRNLLKWIKQNLLKERPELFLQGESVRPGILVLINEADWELMGELDYKLQDQDNVLFISTLHGG